ACCCATATTTGCGGGACGCGTACGCATTCGCCCACCCATGCCGTCCCGGAGTGGGTGGCTGCGACTCGGCCACGGCTCTGGCAGGGGCCGGAGCCTCATTGCCCGGGCGGCCCGCCGGGCCGGCGGAGTCCGCTGCAGAGGGGGCCGTAGCCGGTACGTGCCCGGTACGTGCCCGGTCCGGAACATGGGTGTCCGGTACGCATGTACGCCGTATCGGAAGCCCGTTGACTCTCTCCCAGCAGGCGAGCCGACCGGGGAACACACTGGGAGCGTAGAAAATGCTGACCACTCTGGGGATTGATTCCGTGGCCAAGAGCGTCTATCTGGCGATGGTGGCCCAGCCGCACGCGGAGATACCGAAGCTGGCCGAGGAACTGGACGAGAGCGACGACGCGATCGCCGGGGCGCTGGAGCAGCTGGCGAACCTGTCGCTGGTCGCCCCGGGCGCCGGCGCCACCGGATGGCTGCCGGTGGCGCCCGAGTTCGGCCTCGCCTCACTGCTCGCCCGGCAGCAGGCGGATCTGGCCCGGCATCAGCTCCAGGTCGACGACAGCCGGCGGGAGGTCGCTCAGCTGCTGGCCAGCCACGGCCGCCGCTCGCAGGGGCAGGTCCCCGGGGTGGAGTGGCTCTCCGGTGAGGCGGCGGTCTGGCAGCGGGTCGCCGAGCTGGCCGACGGCTGCCAGGAGGAGGCGCTCTCCCTGGGCCCGACGGAGCGGTTGACGGAGTCGGTCATCGAGGCCGCCCGGCCGGTGGACGAGGCCCTGCTCCGGCGGGGCGCGCGGTCGCGCTCGATCCTGCTGGAGAGTGCCCGCAACGACAACTCCTCCATGCCCTACCTGCGGTGGAAGATGGAGGCGGTCGGCGGTGTGCGGATGCTGCCGTCGCTGCCGGTATGGATGATGATGATCGACCACCGGTATGCCGTCGTGCCGGTCGCCAACGGCCGCTCGGTCGTGGGCGGCCTGGTCTGCACCGCCGAGTCGATCATCAGCGCGTTCGCGGCGCTGTTCGCCACGCTGTGGAAGGAGGCACTGCCGCTGACCGAGGCCCGCCCGCGCACCGGCGGCCGGCTCTCGCTCCAGGAGCAGCACATCCTCCGGCTCTGGGCTCAGGGCCTCACCGATGCCTCCGCGGCGCGGCAGATGGACGTCTCGCTGCGCACGGTGCGTCGGCTCTCCGACAAGCTCACCGAGCGGTTCGGTGCCCACAGTCGGTTCCAGCTCGGGGCGATGGCGATCGCCGAGGGCAGCATCCGCGCCGAGGACATGATCTGACGGTCGGTCCGGGTCGCCATCGGCCAGTGGCCGGACAAGGGATGTCCGGCCACTGGCTGCGCTGTGCTCCGGCGCCGACCGGCCCTGACTGGTGCGGCTCTGACTGGTGCGGCCCTAACTGGCCCGGCCGAACTGGGCCGAGAGCGAGGCCATCATGATCTCGGCCATGGCGGTGCCGAGTTGGGCCGGGGTGGGATTGCTGAAGAGGGTGCGGACGGGGAGGTCGATGCCGAGCGTCTTCCGGATGCGGCTGGTGACCTGGGTGGCGAGCAGGGAGTGCCCGCCGAGTTGGAAGAAGTTGTCGTGGATGCCGACGGGGTCGATGCCGAGCAGGTCGGACCAGATGGCGGTGAGTGCCCGCTCGACCGGGGTGCGCGGTGCGGTGTAGGCGGCGTCCAGTTCGGGCCGCTGGTGGTCGGGGGCGGGGAGGGCCTTGCGGTCGATCTTTCCATTGGGGGTCAGCGGCATTCGGTCCAGGACGACGAACGCCGCCGGGACCATGTAGTCGGGCAGGTGGCGCTGCAGGTGCGCGCGCAGCTCGCCGGCGGTCGGCCCGGACGGGTCGCTGCCGGGGGCCGGGACCAGGTACCCGACCAGGCGCTTGCCGCCGGGGGCGTCCTCGTGGACGACGACGGTGACGGCGGTGATGTCCGGGTGGGTGAGCAGGGTGGCTTCGATCTCGCCCAGTTCGATCCGGAAGCCGCGCAGCTTGACCTGGTTGTCGATCCGGCCCAGGAACTCCAGCTGCCCGTCCGGACGCCGGACGACCAGGTCGCCGGTGCGGTAGACGCGCCGGGTCGAGCCGTCGTGGCCCCGGTACTCGGGGAACTTCTGCGCGGTCAGCTCCGGCTGGTGGAGGTAGCCGCGGGCCAGCCCGGCGCCGCTGATGAGGAGCTCGCCGGGGACACCGACGGGGACCGGGCGGTTGTGCCGGTCCACCACGTGGACCTGGGCGTTGGCCATCGGGCGGCCGATCGGGGGGAGCGGGTCGCCGGGGGTGACCTCGGTGGAGGTGGCCAGCACGGTCGCCTCGGTGGGCCCGTAGAGGTTGACGACCCGGAACGGCAGGCGGACTCCGGCCGGCAGGCGCAGCTGGTCGCCGCCGGTGGCGATGTACTCGATGCTGCTGCCGTCCCAGGGGAGGGCCGCGAGGGCCTCCAGCATCGGGGTGGACAGGAAGGTGCCGCGGATGTGCTGGTCCTGGAGCCACTGCTGGAGCAGGGTGGG
The Streptacidiphilus albus JL83 genome window above contains:
- a CDS encoding helix-turn-helix transcriptional regulator, coding for MLTTLGIDSVAKSVYLAMVAQPHAEIPKLAEELDESDDAIAGALEQLANLSLVAPGAGATGWLPVAPEFGLASLLARQQADLARHQLQVDDSRREVAQLLASHGRRSQGQVPGVEWLSGEAAVWQRVAELADGCQEEALSLGPTERLTESVIEAARPVDEALLRRGARSRSILLESARNDNSSMPYLRWKMEAVGGVRMLPSLPVWMMMIDHRYAVVPVANGRSVVGGLVCTAESIISAFAALFATLWKEALPLTEARPRTGGRLSLQEQHILRLWAQGLTDASAARQMDVSLRTVRRLSDKLTERFGAHSRFQLGAMAIAEGSIRAEDMI